A genomic region of Peptoniphilus sp. ING2-D1G contains the following coding sequences:
- a CDS encoding Hypothetical protein (Family membership), with product MNIKGLLAIVPLSLALVACGGKDTSNTANVSNTDDNSAPQVTEPKTENTKNNAAQNQNVDEKTAEVGNSIYVNASTKLTGADAAKIFSDKYPNAQIESVEYDTEEYKYEISAKDAEKEYEIKINPESGEIIAEEFENDRDDDEFLTTEQIAKAEDFLNKAVLNSGEGFLVKSWDMDIDDGICEIDIELKGDGGSEMEYKYNVDTAELIEKEN from the coding sequence ATGAATATTAAAGGATTGTTAGCTATTGTACCCTTATCTTTAGCGCTTGTTGCTTGCGGCGGAAAAGACACATCCAACACGGCAAATGTCTCTAATACGGATGATAACAGCGCTCCTCAAGTGACGGAGCCAAAAACGGAAAACACAAAAAACAATGCGGCTCAAAACCAAAATGTCGATGAAAAAACAGCAGAGGTGGGAAACTCAATTTATGTAAATGCCTCAACTAAACTCACAGGTGCAGATGCTGCTAAGATTTTTTCCGATAAATATCCGAATGCTCAAATAGAATCCGTTGAATACGATACAGAGGAATATAAGTATGAAATAAGCGCAAAAGACGCAGAAAAAGAATATGAAATTAAAATAAATCCCGAAAGTGGTGAAATCATCGCAGAAGAATTTGAAAATGACAGAGATGATGATGAATTTTTGACTACAGAGCAAATTGCAAAGGCGGAAGATTTTTTAAATAAGGCGGTTTTAAATTCTGGAGAAGGCTTTTTGGTAAAGAGTTGGGATATGGATATTGACGATGGTATTTGTGAAATAGATATAGAACTTAAAGGCGACGGCGGTTCTGAAATGGAATATAAATACAACGTTGATACTGCAGAATTAATTGAAAAAGAAAACTAA